The following are from one region of the Mesorhizobium sp. B2-8-5 genome:
- a CDS encoding LysR substrate-binding domain-containing protein, translating to MRSLRHLLPSAGSLIVFEAAGRLSSFTAAGRELGMTQAAVSYAVRGLEEQLGAKLFQRRHRQVILTEAGERFHADVSLGLSHIRKSAEDLRLQATGGHVTLAASTAFGSFWMMPRLQQFRDELPGVDLRIQTADRDLDIIAEGIPLGVRGGVPRDWPDYHSLSLSDEEIFPVAGPSYLAKFGKPRTVEELATHRLIHLEEPYREAPNWDEWFASAGTSLRNAERGLRINDYALVIQAVMEGQGISLGWRHLVERLVASGLLVPVTDHVMRTGIGFHVIWPKNRDLSDNARRVRDWLVAQA from the coding sequence ATGCGAAGCCTGCGCCACCTCCTGCCCTCAGCCGGCAGCCTCATCGTCTTCGAAGCCGCGGGCCGGCTGTCGAGCTTCACCGCCGCCGGACGCGAACTCGGCATGACCCAGGCGGCCGTCTCCTATGCCGTGCGCGGCCTGGAGGAGCAGCTCGGCGCCAAGCTCTTCCAACGGCGCCACCGCCAGGTGATTCTGACGGAGGCCGGCGAGCGCTTCCATGCTGACGTCTCGCTCGGCCTGTCGCATATCCGCAAATCGGCGGAGGACCTGCGCCTGCAGGCGACGGGCGGGCACGTGACGCTTGCCGCCTCGACAGCCTTCGGCTCGTTCTGGATGATGCCGCGCCTGCAGCAGTTCCGCGACGAACTGCCGGGCGTCGACCTGCGCATCCAGACCGCCGACCGCGATCTCGACATCATCGCCGAGGGCATTCCGCTCGGGGTGCGCGGCGGCGTGCCGCGCGACTGGCCGGACTATCACTCGCTGTCGCTCTCCGACGAGGAGATCTTCCCGGTCGCGGGACCGAGCTATCTCGCCAAATTCGGCAAGCCGAGGACGGTCGAGGAACTGGCCACGCACCGGCTGATACATCTCGAGGAGCCCTATCGCGAGGCGCCGAACTGGGATGAATGGTTTGCTTCGGCCGGAACCAGCCTGCGTAACGCAGAGCGCGGCTTGCGCATCAACGATTATGCCCTGGTGATCCAGGCGGTGATGGAGGGGCAAGGCATCTCGCTCGGATGGCGGCATCTGGTCGAGCGGCTGGTTGCGTCCGGGCTGCTGGTGCCGGTGACGGACCATGTGATGCGGACCGGCATCGGCTTCCACGTGATCTGGCCGAAGAACCGCGACCTCAGTGATAATGCGCGCAGGGTCAGGGACTGGCTGGTGGCGCAGGCGTGA
- a CDS encoding putative quinol monooxygenase, with the protein MIKLALFARFEAKPGKEKDVAAFLQAGLQLANREAGTPIWFALQLSPSVFGVFDAFHDEAGREAHLTGEIAKALMANAETLFAGPPTIDRIDVLGLKNDGSV; encoded by the coding sequence ATGATCAAGCTTGCACTGTTCGCCCGTTTCGAAGCCAAGCCCGGCAAGGAAAAGGACGTCGCCGCCTTCCTGCAGGCGGGGCTACAGCTTGCCAACCGGGAGGCCGGGACGCCGATCTGGTTTGCCCTGCAGCTTTCGCCAAGCGTCTTCGGCGTTTTCGACGCCTTTCACGACGAAGCCGGGCGCGAGGCGCATCTCACCGGCGAGATCGCCAAGGCCTTGATGGCCAATGCCGAGACGCTGTTTGCCGGACCGCCGACCATCGACAGGATCGATGTGCTCGGGTTGAAGAACGACGGCTCGGTGTGA